The Daucus carota subsp. sativus chromosome 2, DH1 v3.0, whole genome shotgun sequence genome includes a window with the following:
- the LOC108209535 gene encoding leucine aminopeptidase, with amino-acid sequence MSPQRVDPHSYTESTHPFTTHISLSLYFDFPTSTILSSAHLTLNSPHSGPLSLDTRSLSISTVLDNLATKSPIPFTLSPTVDPIRGQQLTVQLANQSEFVVVFATSACSSALQWLAPPQTYNKKLPFVYTQCQAIHARSIFPCQDTPAARIRFSARLNIPIELSAVMAARHVERRLPLTSDTAMACEDTKWCAEGRIVEEFVMEQPIPPYLFAFAVGEMSFREVGPRTRVYAESAPALLDTAAKEFAGSEDMIRVGESLFGPYEWERFDLLVLPPSFPYGGMENPRMVFLTPTVIKGDASGAQVVAHELAHSWTGNLITNKNNDHFWLNEGFTTYAERRIVEAVQGKNIAALNTGIGWRGLKEEMDRFKDNMEFTKLKTNQEAVDPDAVYSSVPYEKGFQFLWRIEREIGRPAFDEFLKKYIATFKFQSIDTDMFLEFLKTNVPGIENKIDLHLWTEGTGIPSDAMEPDSEIYSKIVSLAKEFNLGRMPREDEVADWRGQEWELYLENLPKSVEASQVLSLDSSYRLSESKDYEIKVAFLQMAISASCKKYYGEVEKTLKEVGRMKYLRPLYTALVKGPGLEEEKIFAKRVFSEARLTYHPIAQGVVESIFSKYL; translated from the exons ATGTCACCGCAACGAGTCGACCCACACTCCTACACCGAGTCAACTCACCCCTTCACCACCCacatctccctctccctctacTTCGACTTCCCCACCTCCACAATCCTCTCCTCCGCTCACCTCACTCTCAACTCACCCCACTCGGGCCCACTCTCTCTCGACACGCGCTCTCTCTCCATCTCCACCGTCCTCGACAATCTCGCCACCAAATCTCCCATTCCCTTCACTCTGTCACCCACTGTGGACCCCATCAGGGGCCAACAACTAACGGTCCAGCTCGCGAATCAGTCGGAGTTTGTTGTGGTTTTCGCCACGTCAGCGTGCAGCTCGGCGCTTCAGTGGCTGGCGCCGCCGCAGACGTATAATAAGAAGCTGCCGTTTGTGTATACGCAGTGTCAGGCGATTCATGCCAGGTCCATTTTCCCTTGCCAGGATACGCCTGCTGCCCGAATTCGATTCTCGGCTCGGCTTAATATCCCAATTGAG TTGTCCGCCGTCATGGCAGCACGGCACGTGGAACGAAGGCTGCCTTTGACTTCTGATACGGCAATGGCATGTGAAGATACTAAATGGTGTGCAGAAGGGAGAATAGTTGAGGAATTTGTGATGGAACAACCCATCCCACCATACCTGTTTGCTTTTGCAGTTGGAGAGATGAGCTTTAGGGAGGTGGGACCAAGAACAAGGGTTTATGCTGAATCAGCACCGGCACTTTTGGATACGGCTGCCAAGGAGTTTGCTGGAAGTGAAGATATGATAAGAGTTGGAGAGAGCCTGTTTGGACCTTATGAATGGGAGAGATTTGATCTATTGGTTCTGCCCCCAAGTTTCCCTTATGGAGGGATGGAGAATCCAAGAATGGTATTCCTTACTCCAACAGTAATCAAGGGGGATGCAAGTGGAGCACAGGTGGTGGCTCATGAGCTTGCACATAGCTGGACTGGGAATTTGATAACTAATAAGAATAATGATCACTTTTGGCTAAATGAG GGTTTTACTACATATGCAGAAAGGAGGATTGTGGAGGCTGTTCAAGGGAAAAATATAGCTGCATTAAATACTGGAATTGGTTGGAGGGGTTTGAAAGAAGAAATGGATAGATTCAAGGACAACATGGAGTTCACGAAGCTCAAAACCAATCAAGAGGCTGTGGATCCAGATGCTGTATACTCCTCAGTTCCATATGAGAAAGGTTTTCAGTTTTTATGGCGCATTGAACGGGAG ATTGGAAGGCCCGCATTTGATGAATTTCTCAAGAAATATATTGCCACCTTTAAGTTTCAGTCTATTGACACTGATATGTTTCTCGAATTCCTGAAAACAAATGTTCCTGGGATTGAGAACAAAATTGATTTGCACTTATGGACTGAGGGTACTGGAATCCCTTCAGATGCCATGGAGCCAGATTCTGAGATCTACTCAAAGATTGTTTCTTTGGCCAAAGAGTTCAATCTTGGTAGGATGCCCAGGGAAGATGAAGTTGCTGACTGGAGAGGACAGGAATGGGAATTATATCTGGAAAACCTCCCGAAATCTGTAGAAGCATCACag GTTTTATCCTTGGATAGTAGCTACAGGCTTTCCGAATCAAAAGATTACGAGATCAAGGTGGCATTTCTTCAGATGGCCATCTCAGCATCTTGTAAGAAGTATTATGGTGAAGTGGAGAAAACTTTAAAGGAAGTTGGGAGGATGAAATATCTTCGCCCGCTCTATACAGCTCTTGTTAAAGGCCCTGGATTAGAAGAAGAGAAGATATTTGCCAAAAGAGTGTTTTCAGAGGCTCGATTAACTTATCACCCGATTGCTCAGGGTGTTGTGGAGTCCATCTTTTCCAAATACCTTTGA